A portion of the Faecalibacterium sp. I3-3-89 genome contains these proteins:
- the selD gene encoding selenide, water dikinase SelD produces the protein MAQEDKIIFCTGGGCTAKLGAGVLSHILEKLPRGEPDPNLLVGYDSRDDAAVYRITDEIALVQTVDFFPPMVDDPYTFGQIAAANALSDVYAMGGEVKTALNLVCFPESMDLNVLGEILRGGAEKVAEAGGILAGGHSIADTGVKYGLSVTGLVDPRRLTANDTGKPGDKLILTKALGVGLICTANRVGEAAPGAMDAAVASMTTLNKSAAECSRRYAVHAATDVTGFSFLGHLHEMMGGRLSCRIGASAVPVLPGAWQAADDCLFTAAGQRNRNHTGPFVRFEGVPFAMEEILFDPQTSGGLLLAVAPEDAAPLETELKGVGLPAAIVGEITERQDTEILVSYPEYSKPIF, from the coding sequence ATGGCACAGGAGGATAAAATCATCTTCTGCACGGGCGGCGGCTGTACCGCCAAGCTCGGCGCAGGAGTGCTGAGCCATATTCTGGAAAAGCTGCCCCGGGGCGAGCCGGACCCGAACCTTCTGGTGGGCTATGACAGCCGGGACGACGCCGCCGTCTACCGCATCACCGACGAGATCGCGCTGGTGCAGACGGTGGACTTCTTCCCGCCCATGGTGGACGACCCCTATACCTTCGGGCAGATCGCAGCGGCGAACGCCCTCAGCGACGTCTACGCCATGGGCGGCGAGGTGAAGACCGCACTGAACCTTGTCTGCTTCCCGGAGAGCATGGACCTGAACGTCCTCGGCGAGATCTTGCGCGGCGGCGCGGAAAAGGTGGCCGAAGCGGGGGGCATCCTCGCGGGAGGGCACTCCATCGCCGACACCGGCGTGAAGTACGGCCTGTCCGTCACCGGACTCGTAGACCCCCGCCGCCTTACCGCCAACGACACCGGAAAACCCGGCGACAAGCTCATCCTGACCAAGGCGCTGGGCGTCGGCCTCATCTGCACCGCCAACCGGGTGGGCGAGGCCGCCCCCGGCGCGATGGACGCTGCGGTGGCCTCCATGACGACCCTGAACAAGTCCGCGGCGGAATGCAGCCGCCGGTACGCCGTCCACGCCGCCACCGACGTCACCGGGTTCAGCTTCCTCGGCCATCTCCATGAGATGATGGGCGGGCGGCTGTCCTGCCGGATCGGCGCCAGTGCCGTGCCCGTCCTGCCCGGTGCATGGCAGGCAGCGGACGACTGTCTTTTTACCGCCGCCGGTCAGCGAAACCGCAACCACACAGGCCCCTTCGTCCGGTTCGAGGGGGTGCCCTTCGCCATGGAGGAGATCCTTTTCGACCCTCAGACCTCGGGCGGCCTGCTGCTGGCGGTCGCGCCGGAGGACGCGGCTCCGCTCGAGACAGAGCTGAAGGGGGTCGGCCTGCCCGCAGCCATCGTGGGCGAGATCACAGAGAGACAGGACACCGAGATATTGGTGTCTTATCCGGAATATAGCAAACCAATTTTTTAA
- the yqeC gene encoding selenium cofactor biosynthesis protein YqeC: MNGLEALPFLREKGHVVSLVGGGGKTTLLYGMARLCAAEGQRVLVSTTTHIQRPSAHYAPDEAVRDALWQAGTYAVAGSPAENGKLTQPPGLSGWMAGADTVLLEADGAKHRPCKAPAAHEPVLLPESDIVLAVAGLSALGRPLAEVCFRLDAACALLGVPPEASLTPERLAKLLASGAGGRKNVGTWAFYVILNQADDAPRRAAGERTLTILKETYNASGFLTHFEEGERA; this comes from the coding sequence ATGAACGGCCTCGAAGCGCTGCCCTTCCTGCGGGAGAAGGGCCATGTCGTCTCCCTCGTGGGGGGCGGCGGAAAGACAACGCTTCTCTACGGGATGGCCCGCCTCTGCGCCGCCGAGGGGCAGAGGGTGCTGGTCTCCACCACCACCCATATCCAGCGCCCCAGCGCGCATTACGCCCCCGATGAGGCCGTGCGGGATGCCCTCTGGCAGGCCGGGACCTATGCCGTGGCGGGTTCGCCCGCCGAAAACGGCAAGCTGACCCAGCCGCCCGGCCTGTCCGGATGGATGGCCGGGGCCGATACCGTCCTTCTCGAAGCCGACGGCGCGAAGCATCGCCCCTGCAAGGCCCCGGCGGCCCATGAGCCGGTGCTCCTGCCCGAAAGCGACATCGTGCTGGCCGTGGCCGGGCTGTCGGCTCTGGGCAGGCCCCTCGCGGAGGTCTGCTTCCGGCTGGATGCGGCCTGCGCCCTGCTGGGCGTGCCGCCCGAAGCCTCTCTGACGCCTGAGCGGCTGGCAAAGCTGCTGGCAAGCGGCGCAGGCGGGAGAAAGAATGTCGGCACCTGGGCATTTTATGTCATCCTCAATCAGGCCGACGACGCCCCGCGCCGCGCAGCGGGGGAGAGAACGCTGACGATTCTGAAAGAAACCTACAATGCATCGGGATTTTTGACCCATTTTGAGGAAGGAGAGAGGGCCTGA
- a CDS encoding xanthine dehydrogenase family protein molybdopterin-binding subunit, with product MNTVNRPFRKKDAMQLVTGQPVYMDDLVPADCLIVKLLRSPHANAIVKSIDTAVAKKVPGIEAIFTWEDVPQDARRYTQAGQTYPEASPYDRLLIDRHVRFVGDVVAIVAGKDDKCVDRALKLIKVAYEVLEPVLDYHTAKDNPILVHPEDNWESLCPVGADNKRNLCAHDECSDGDIDGVLADCDIVIDHVYHTKACQQAMMETFRTYCSIDLYGRLNVLSSTQIVFHARRIIANALHIPKSMVRVTKPRIGGGFGAKQTAVCEVYPAFVTWKTKKPSKLIFTREESQIASTPRHEMEIHLRLGADRDGTIRGLDLYTLSNTGAYGEHGPTTVGLSGHKSIPLYGRAEAFRFTYDVVYTNHMSAGAYRGYGATQGLFAVESAVNELAAKLHMDPFKLREMNIVKEGQVMPAYYGAVNTSCALDRCLAKVHEMINWDEKYPRRDMGNGKIRAVGMGMAMQGSGISGMDVGSATLKINDEGFYTLLIGAADMGTGCDTTLAQIAAEVLECGMDDITVYGADTDTSPYDSGSYASSTTYITGKAVEKCALKLRGQICKLGAQLLGCGESDVEFDGKTVFVSADPARSVPLADIATASMFGHDVPLEVTETHMSPLSPPPYMVGAAEVEVDTETGEVKLLEFDACVDCGTPINPNLTRVQAEGGLLQGIGMTLTENITYDQRGWPMENSLMQYKIPTRADVGHIRVEFENSYEPNGPFGAKSIGEVVINTPLPAISDAIYNAIGTRFYELPITPEKVAMAVAEQAGEV from the coding sequence ATGAATACGGTCAACAGACCCTTCCGCAAGAAGGACGCCATGCAGCTGGTGACGGGCCAGCCCGTCTATATGGACGACCTCGTCCCCGCCGACTGCCTCATCGTCAAGCTCCTGCGCTCCCCCCACGCCAACGCCATCGTGAAGAGCATCGACACCGCTGTGGCCAAGAAGGTGCCCGGCATCGAGGCCATCTTTACATGGGAGGATGTGCCGCAGGACGCCCGCCGCTACACGCAGGCAGGCCAGACCTACCCGGAGGCCAGCCCCTACGACCGCCTCCTCATCGACCGCCACGTCCGCTTCGTGGGCGACGTTGTGGCCATCGTGGCGGGCAAGGACGACAAATGCGTCGATAGGGCGCTGAAACTGATAAAGGTCGCCTATGAGGTGCTGGAGCCGGTGCTGGACTATCACACCGCCAAGGACAACCCCATCCTCGTCCACCCCGAGGACAACTGGGAGAGCCTGTGCCCCGTGGGCGCGGACAACAAGCGCAACCTCTGCGCCCACGACGAGTGCAGCGACGGCGACATCGACGGGGTGCTGGCTGACTGTGACATCGTCATCGACCATGTCTACCACACCAAAGCCTGCCAGCAGGCCATGATGGAGACCTTCCGCACCTATTGCAGCATCGACCTCTATGGCCGTCTGAACGTCCTCAGCTCGACCCAGATCGTCTTCCACGCCCGCCGCATCATTGCCAACGCCCTCCACATCCCGAAGTCCATGGTGCGGGTGACGAAGCCCCGCATCGGCGGCGGCTTTGGCGCGAAGCAGACCGCCGTCTGTGAGGTCTACCCGGCGTTCGTGACGTGGAAGACCAAAAAGCCCTCCAAACTCATCTTCACCCGGGAGGAGAGCCAGATCGCCTCCACCCCCCGCCACGAGATGGAGATCCACCTCCGCCTCGGCGCGGACAGGGACGGCACCATCCGCGGCCTCGACCTCTACACCCTCTCCAACACCGGCGCTTACGGCGAGCACGGCCCCACGACAGTGGGCCTTTCGGGACATAAATCCATCCCCCTCTACGGCAGGGCCGAGGCCTTCCGCTTTACCTATGATGTGGTGTACACCAACCATATGTCGGCGGGTGCCTACCGGGGCTATGGTGCGACGCAGGGCCTGTTTGCGGTGGAATCCGCCGTCAACGAGCTGGCCGCAAAGCTCCATATGGACCCCTTCAAGCTCCGGGAAATGAATATCGTGAAGGAGGGGCAGGTCATGCCCGCCTACTACGGCGCGGTGAACACCAGCTGCGCCCTCGACCGGTGCCTTGCGAAGGTCCACGAAATGATAAACTGGGACGAAAAGTACCCCCGCCGCGATATGGGCAACGGAAAGATCCGTGCCGTCGGCATGGGCATGGCGATGCAGGGCTCCGGCATCTCCGGCATGGACGTGGGCAGCGCCACCCTGAAGATCAACGATGAGGGCTTCTATACCCTCCTCATCGGCGCTGCCGATATGGGCACCGGCTGTGACACCACGCTGGCCCAGATCGCCGCCGAGGTGCTGGAATGCGGCATGGACGACATCACCGTCTACGGTGCCGACACCGACACCTCCCCCTACGACTCCGGCTCCTATGCGTCCAGCACTACCTACATCACCGGTAAGGCCGTCGAGAAGTGCGCCCTGAAGCTGCGCGGTCAGATCTGCAAGCTGGGCGCGCAGCTGCTGGGCTGTGGGGAGAGCGACGTGGAATTTGACGGTAAGACGGTGTTTGTCTCTGCCGACCCCGCCCGGAGCGTCCCGCTGGCCGACATTGCCACGGCCTCCATGTTCGGCCACGATGTGCCGCTGGAGGTCACGGAGACCCATATGTCGCCCCTGTCGCCTCCGCCCTATATGGTGGGCGCGGCTGAGGTAGAGGTGGACACCGAGACCGGCGAGGTGAAGCTGCTGGAGTTCGACGCCTGCGTGGACTGCGGCACCCCCATCAACCCGAACCTTACCCGTGTGCAGGCCGAGGGCGGTCTGCTGCAGGGCATCGGTATGACCCTCACCGAGAACATCACCTACGACCAGCGGGGCTGGCCCATGGAAAATTCGCTCATGCAGTACAAGATCCCCACCCGCGCCGACGTGGGCCATATCCGGGTCGAGTTCGAGAACAGCTATGAGCCGAACGGCCCCTTCGGCGCGAAATCCATCGGCGAGGTGGTCATCAACACCCCGCTGCCCGCCATCTCGGACGCCATCTACAACGCCATCGGCACCCGCTTCTACGAGCTGCCCATCACCCCTGAGAAGGTCGCTATGGCTGTGGCCGAACAAGCAGGCGAAGTCTGA
- a CDS encoding (2Fe-2S)-binding protein: MQITLTLNNKKLTADVAPDALLIDFVRSHGCLSVKRGCETSNCGLCTVFLDDKPVLSCSVLAVRADGRRVTTLEGLQDEAAEFGAFIADQGAEQCGFCNPGFIMNALALFREKEYPTEEEIKEYLAGNLCRCSGYEGQLRGIQNFLAWKKAKKEAAE, translated from the coding sequence ATGCAGATCACACTTACCTTAAATAATAAGAAGCTCACCGCCGACGTTGCGCCTGACGCGCTGCTCATCGACTTTGTGCGCAGCCACGGCTGCCTGAGCGTCAAGCGGGGCTGCGAGACCTCCAACTGCGGCCTGTGCACCGTCTTTCTCGACGACAAGCCGGTGCTGTCCTGCTCTGTCCTCGCCGTCCGGGCCGACGGCCGCAGAGTGACCACTCTCGAGGGCCTGCAGGACGAAGCCGCCGAGTTCGGCGCCTTCATCGCCGATCAGGGCGCAGAGCAGTGCGGCTTTTGCAACCCGGGCTTCATCATGAACGCCCTCGCCCTCTTCCGGGAGAAGGAATATCCCACCGAGGAGGAGATCAAGGAATATCTCGCCGGAAACCTCTGCCGCTGCTCGGGCTATGAGGGCCAGCTGCGGGGCATCCAGAACTTCCTCGCATGGAAAAAAGCCAAGAAGGAGGCGGCAGAATGA
- a CDS encoding FAD binding domain-containing protein yields the protein MMTIREYKKAESLEEAWQLNQKKQNRVLGGMIWLKMENINVGTAIDLSGLGLDTIEETEEGFAIGAMVTLRQLELHEGLAAYTEGAVRESVRHIVGVQLRNLATVGGSLYSRFGFSDVLTIFLALNASVELYKGGVVPLSEYAQRPYDRDILVRVLVPKEHARFCYQSVRNSQTDFPVLTCAAARLADGSIRAALGARPGKAVLYTAAPQAGETAEAFATRFAAEVKADIKTESNIRGSAAYRRHLASVLTKRAVCRLEG from the coding sequence ATGATGACCATTCGGGAATACAAAAAGGCCGAAAGTCTCGAGGAGGCGTGGCAGCTCAACCAGAAAAAGCAGAACCGTGTCCTCGGCGGCATGATCTGGCTCAAGATGGAGAACATCAATGTGGGCACTGCCATCGACCTGTCGGGCCTCGGCCTCGATACCATCGAGGAGACGGAGGAGGGCTTTGCCATCGGTGCGATGGTGACGCTGCGCCAGCTCGAGCTGCACGAGGGCCTCGCCGCCTACACCGAGGGCGCAGTGCGGGAGTCGGTGCGCCACATCGTGGGCGTCCAGCTGCGCAACCTCGCCACCGTGGGCGGCAGTCTTTACAGCCGCTTCGGCTTTTCGGACGTGCTGACCATCTTCCTTGCGCTGAACGCCTCGGTGGAGCTGTACAAGGGCGGCGTCGTGCCCCTTTCGGAGTACGCCCAGCGCCCCTATGACCGGGACATCCTCGTGCGGGTCCTCGTGCCGAAGGAGCACGCCCGCTTCTGCTACCAGTCGGTGCGCAACAGCCAGACCGATTTCCCGGTGCTGACCTGCGCCGCCGCCCGCCTTGCCGACGGCAGCATCCGCGCCGCCCTCGGCGCACGCCCGGGCAAGGCTGTGCTCTACACCGCCGCACCGCAGGCAGGGGAGACCGCCGAGGCCTTCGCCACCCGCTTCGCCGCTGAGGTGAAGGCAGACATCAAGACCGAAAGCAACATCCGGGGCAGCGCCGCGTACCGCCGCCATCTGGCCAGCGTGCTGACCAAACGCGCCGTCTGCCGTCTGGAAGGCTGA
- a CDS encoding NTP transferase domain-containing protein, which translates to MEQTKQAAVGCVIMASGRAVRFGSDKLLADFGGAPLIARALAVTASPALAARVVVTRSAEVARLARAAGAATVLHSLPGRNDTVRLGLDALLGECPGLGGCIFLPGDQPLLRRESLEAMVRDFHAQKETERVILRLGWRAGGAEPLLGSPVLFGSGHFDALRALPEGKGGGVVIRQHPGCVRAVYAQSAEELEDADTVERLEALKRFL; encoded by the coding sequence ATGGAACAGACGAAGCAGGCGGCGGTGGGCTGCGTCATCATGGCGTCGGGGCGGGCGGTGCGCTTCGGCTCGGATAAGCTTCTGGCCGACTTCGGCGGCGCGCCCCTCATCGCCCGGGCGCTGGCCGTCACGGCCTCCCCCGCCCTTGCGGCCCGGGTGGTCGTCACCCGGTCGGCGGAGGTGGCGCGTCTCGCCCGGGCGGCGGGTGCAGCGACCGTCCTCCACAGCCTGCCGGGCCGGAACGACACCGTCCGCCTCGGCCTTGACGCGCTGCTGGGCGAGTGCCCCGGCCTCGGGGGGTGCATCTTCCTGCCCGGCGACCAGCCGCTGCTGCGGCGGGAGAGCCTCGAGGCCATGGTGCGCGACTTCCACGCGCAAAAAGAAACAGAACGGGTCATCCTCCGTCTGGGCTGGCGCGCCGGGGGCGCAGAGCCTCTGCTGGGGAGTCCCGTCCTGTTCGGAAGCGGTCATTTCGACGCCCTGCGCGCCCTGCCCGAGGGCAAGGGCGGCGGCGTAGTCATCCGCCAGCACCCCGGCTGCGTCCGGGCCGTGTACGCCCAGAGCGCCGAGGAGCTGGAAGATGCGGATACGGTGGAGCGCTTAGAGGCGCTGAAGCGTTTCCTCTGA
- a CDS encoding NAD(P)-dependent oxidoreductase encodes MFQKLVAIEPVSLIPSAEEALHQYAREVVLFRDVPADADEIVRRIGDADAVLLSYTSRMGRDVIARCPDLCYIGMCCSLYSEKSANVDIAFAREKGIRVLGIRDYGDRGVVEYVLHELTGLLHGFGMPMLRDEPVEIFGLQVGVVGLGVSGRMIADALAFLGADISYYSRSRKPDAEAAGMKYKPLDALLRDSEVVFTCLNKNVLLLGGPEFEALGEGKVLFNTSIGPGFDSAALEAWLDKPGTHFFCDTYAAAGPVSEGFFARPNVHSPGVSAGRTKQAFVLLSEKVLANLKKALDGSEETLQRL; translated from the coding sequence ATGTTCCAGAAACTGGTCGCCATCGAGCCGGTCAGCCTCATCCCCTCGGCGGAAGAGGCCCTGCATCAGTACGCTAGGGAGGTCGTGCTCTTCCGGGACGTCCCCGCCGACGCGGACGAGATCGTCCGCCGTATCGGGGACGCCGACGCGGTGCTCCTGAGCTATACCTCCCGCATGGGCCGGGACGTCATCGCCCGCTGCCCCGATCTGTGCTACATCGGGATGTGCTGCAGCCTCTACTCCGAGAAGAGCGCCAACGTGGACATCGCCTTTGCCCGGGAAAAGGGCATCCGGGTGCTGGGCATCCGGGACTACGGCGACCGGGGCGTGGTGGAATATGTCCTCCACGAGCTGACCGGCCTGCTCCACGGCTTCGGGATGCCGATGCTCCGGGACGAGCCGGTGGAGATCTTCGGCCTCCAGGTGGGCGTCGTGGGTCTGGGCGTCTCGGGCCGGATGATCGCCGACGCGCTGGCCTTCCTCGGCGCGGACATCTCTTATTACAGCCGCAGCCGCAAGCCGGACGCCGAGGCTGCGGGCATGAAGTACAAGCCTCTGGACGCCCTTCTGCGGGACAGCGAGGTGGTCTTTACCTGCCTGAACAAGAACGTCCTGCTGCTGGGCGGGCCGGAGTTTGAGGCGCTGGGGGAGGGCAAGGTCCTCTTCAATACCTCCATCGGCCCCGGCTTCGACTCCGCCGCCCTCGAAGCGTGGCTGGACAAGCCCGGCACCCACTTCTTCTGCGACACCTACGCCGCCGCCGGCCCGGTGAGCGAGGGCTTCTTCGCCCGTCCCAACGTCCACAGCCCGGGCGTCTCGGCCGGACGCACCAAGCAGGCCTTCGTGCTGCTGAGCGAGAAGGTGCTGGCAAACCTGAAAAAGGCGCTGGACGGCTCAGAGGAAACGCTTCAGCGCCTCTAA
- a CDS encoding aspartate dehydrogenase domain-containing protein, with product MKTKFGIVGCGFLGNIVADAWKRGLLEDYELVGVTSRTFASAEKTASAVGCAACADVDALLALEPEYIVEAASVEAVRAMAVPVLRRGVSLVVLSIGAFADLAFYEEVKQAAREGGAKVHLASGAIGGFDVLQTVTLMAEAQKLDEKAGIETHTGAKGFRNTPVWADHLLTDTEKTTVFTGSAKEAIATFPRRVNVAVATSLATTGPDVTGVTMHSVPGWVGDDHCITAEIEGVKAVVDICSSTSAIAGWSAVALLRNLASPVCFY from the coding sequence ATGAAAACGAAATTTGGCATCGTGGGCTGCGGCTTCCTCGGAAATATTGTGGCCGACGCGTGGAAGAGGGGCCTGCTGGAAGACTACGAGCTGGTGGGCGTCACCAGCCGCACCTTCGCCTCGGCAGAGAAGACGGCGTCCGCCGTGGGCTGTGCGGCCTGCGCGGACGTGGACGCCCTGCTGGCGCTGGAGCCGGAGTACATCGTGGAGGCGGCCTCGGTGGAGGCGGTGCGGGCCATGGCGGTGCCGGTGCTGCGCCGGGGCGTGAGCCTCGTGGTGCTGTCCATCGGTGCGTTCGCCGACCTCGCCTTCTACGAGGAGGTCAAGCAGGCGGCCCGGGAGGGCGGGGCCAAGGTGCATCTGGCCAGCGGTGCCATCGGCGGCTTCGACGTATTGCAGACCGTCACCCTCATGGCTGAGGCCCAGAAGCTGGACGAAAAGGCCGGTATCGAGACCCACACCGGCGCGAAGGGCTTCCGCAACACCCCCGTCTGGGCTGACCATCTGCTGACCGACACCGAAAAGACCACCGTTTTCACCGGCAGTGCCAAGGAGGCCATCGCCACCTTCCCCCGCCGGGTGAACGTCGCCGTGGCCACCTCGCTGGCCACCACCGGCCCGGACGTCACCGGCGTGACCATGCACTCCGTCCCCGGCTGGGTGGGCGACGACCACTGCATCACCGCTGAGATCGAGGGCGTCAAGGCTGTGGTGGACATCTGCTCCTCCACCAGCGCCATCGCCGGGTGGAGCGCCGTGGCCCTGCTGCGCAACCTCGCCTCGCCGGTCTGCTTCTATTAA
- a CDS encoding PHP domain-containing protein produces MAGDLHTHSTCSDGSVPIHRLPLMAARLGLSALALSDHDTILSAQYAYDHPVQDGVRLIPAAELTGYDFQRSHRVHILAFWPDPDSPALRRHCDIMRQRRNECALQSCREIEALYPQFRTEQALEYAQDSGVLFKSGIMQALQQLGLCDGIYTGLYHELFGWEPRGRCLHSPAYPPVREVLATARASGAVVVFAHPTVYKSMPLVRELVAEGAIDGIEVDHPRNSPEDRAECAALCAAHGLIVTGGSDFHGANHGKPHPVGACVTADDQIARVEALARQRRGGTL; encoded by the coding sequence ATGGCTGGCGATCTTCACACCCATTCCACCTGCTCTGACGGCTCTGTGCCCATCCACCGTCTGCCCCTGATGGCAGCACGGCTGGGCCTGAGCGCTCTGGCCCTCTCGGACCACGACACCATCCTCAGCGCACAGTACGCCTACGACCACCCGGTGCAGGACGGCGTGCGGCTCATCCCCGCCGCCGAGCTGACCGGCTACGACTTCCAACGGAGCCACCGCGTCCACATTCTGGCCTTCTGGCCCGACCCTGACAGCCCCGCCCTGCGGCGGCACTGCGACATCATGCGCCAGCGCCGCAACGAGTGCGCCTTGCAGAGCTGCCGGGAGATCGAGGCGCTCTACCCCCAGTTCCGCACCGAGCAGGCGCTGGAGTACGCGCAGGACAGCGGCGTCCTCTTCAAGAGCGGCATCATGCAGGCGCTGCAGCAGCTGGGCCTGTGCGACGGCATCTACACCGGGCTGTACCATGAGCTGTTCGGCTGGGAGCCTCGGGGCAGATGCCTCCACTCCCCCGCCTACCCGCCGGTGCGGGAGGTGCTGGCCACAGCCAGAGCCTCCGGGGCGGTGGTGGTGTTCGCCCACCCGACGGTGTACAAGAGTATGCCCCTTGTGCGGGAGCTGGTGGCCGAAGGGGCCATCGACGGCATCGAGGTGGACCATCCCCGCAACAGCCCCGAGGACAGGGCCGAGTGCGCCGCCCTCTGCGCGGCCCACGGCCTCATCGTCACCGGCGGCAGCGACTTCCACGGCGCGAACCACGGCAAGCCCCACCCTGTGGGGGCCTGCGTCACCGCCGACGACCAGATCGCCCGGGTGGAAGCGCTGGCCCGCCAGCGCCGGGGCGGCACACTGTGA
- a CDS encoding TIGR03905 family TSCPD domain-containing protein: MSKSFSYPNKGTCSKETHIVLNDDHTIESIEVVGGCNGNLKGISRLLKGMKVEDAIARMEGTTCGPRPTSCPDQIAQNLKRALAEL, translated from the coding sequence ATGAGCAAGTCTTTCAGCTACCCCAACAAGGGCACCTGCTCCAAAGAGACCCACATCGTGCTGAACGATGACCACACCATCGAGTCCATCGAAGTCGTCGGCGGCTGCAACGGCAACCTGAAGGGCATCAGCCGCCTGCTCAAGGGCATGAAGGTGGAGGACGCCATCGCCCGGATGGAGGGCACGACCTGCGGCCCCCGTCCCACCAGCTGCCCCGACCAGATCGCCCAGAATCTCAAGCGCGCTCTGGCGGAGCTGTAA
- the bilQ gene encoding bilirubin utilization transcriptional regulator BilQ, whose product MEPYTVSSCILTLHRAFAAYTSQRLQELGLNFGQMYFILYVGKHPDCTPSELTKELHLDWGHSQRSLVKLVEDGFLTREKPGRSYRLRLTSQGEQAFMVCHRVFADWDAEALSGLTAPERQQLLALLQKAAKKKG is encoded by the coding sequence ATGGAGCCTTATACCGTATCCTCCTGCATCCTGACCCTGCACAGAGCCTTCGCCGCTTATACGAGCCAGCGCCTGCAGGAGCTGGGCCTGAACTTCGGGCAGATGTATTTCATCCTCTACGTCGGAAAGCACCCGGACTGCACCCCCTCGGAGCTGACCAAGGAGCTGCATCTGGACTGGGGACACTCCCAGCGCAGCCTTGTCAAGCTGGTCGAGGACGGCTTTCTGACGAGGGAAAAGCCGGGGCGCAGCTACCGTCTGCGGCTGACTTCGCAGGGCGAACAGGCCTTTATGGTCTGTCACCGGGTCTTTGCCGACTGGGACGCGGAGGCGCTGAGCGGGCTGACGGCCCCGGAGCGGCAGCAGCTGCTAGCCCTCCTGCAAAAAGCAGCAAAAAAGAAAGGGTGA
- the bilR gene encoding bilirubin reductase — MYETILSPVDYGGLRLKNRILFAPTTFGLSDEETLAKYRALAEGGCAMIIVGDVPVGKSRFEKSLFDAKGFAFYQQLAEIAHAADCKLCAQLHQSDSDLLAMFKYLPALLTKKLTPDQLREKLNEAVGPYITKLPKRKLQNILDGFGKAALLARQAGFDMVQVHGDRMCGSFSSALFNHRTDEYGGSAENRARFAVEAVRAVRTAVPGMPIDYKLAVRQEGPHFGNAGVAEEELSVFVPLLEQAGVTSFHVTLANHSALEDTIPPASHPYFGQPGCFLKFCDEVRQYTALPLCGVGGLNDPDFVEQQLASGRIQCAAMSRPLLADPDLVNKLKNGQAAQIHRCVRCNKKCLGGLMAHQGTRCIYDALRVKEA; from the coding sequence ATGTACGAAACGATTTTAAGCCCCGTCGATTACGGCGGGCTGCGGCTGAAGAACCGCATTCTTTTTGCGCCCACCACCTTCGGCCTGTCGGACGAGGAGACCCTTGCAAAATACCGCGCACTCGCCGAGGGCGGCTGCGCCATGATCATCGTCGGGGATGTCCCGGTGGGCAAAAGCAGGTTTGAGAAGTCGCTCTTCGATGCCAAGGGCTTTGCCTTTTATCAGCAGCTCGCAGAGATCGCCCACGCCGCAGACTGCAAGCTCTGCGCCCAGCTCCACCAGAGCGACTCCGACCTGCTGGCGATGTTCAAGTACCTTCCCGCCCTCCTGACGAAGAAGCTCACCCCCGACCAGCTGCGGGAGAAGCTGAACGAAGCCGTCGGCCCCTACATCACCAAGCTGCCCAAGCGCAAGCTCCAGAACATCCTCGACGGCTTCGGGAAAGCCGCCCTGCTGGCCAGACAGGCGGGCTTCGACATGGTGCAGGTGCACGGCGACCGGATGTGCGGCAGCTTCAGCTCGGCCCTCTTCAATCATCGCACCGACGAATACGGCGGCAGCGCAGAGAACCGCGCCCGCTTTGCGGTGGAGGCCGTCCGGGCCGTCCGGACGGCTGTCCCGGGGATGCCCATTGATTACAAGCTGGCCGTCCGGCAGGAGGGCCCGCACTTTGGCAACGCCGGTGTGGCGGAGGAAGAGCTTTCGGTCTTCGTCCCGCTGCTGGAACAGGCGGGCGTCACCAGCTTCCATGTGACGTTGGCGAACCACTCGGCCTTGGAGGATACCATCCCCCCGGCCAGCCATCCCTATTTCGGACAGCCGGGGTGCTTCCTCAAGTTCTGCGACGAGGTGCGGCAGTATACCGCCCTGCCCCTCTGCGGGGTCGGCGGCCTGAACGACCCCGATTTCGTGGAGCAGCAGCTCGCCAGCGGGCGCATCCAGTGCGCCGCCATGAGCCGTCCGCTTCTGGCTGACCCGGACTTAGTGAACAAATTGAAAAACGGACAGGCGGCACAGATCCACCGCTGTGTCCGCTGCAACAAAAAGTGTCTGGGCGGGCTGATGGCCCATCAGGGCACCCGCTGCATCTACGATGCGCTGCGGGTGAAAGAAGCCTGA